A single window of Zea mays cultivar B73 chromosome 10, Zm-B73-REFERENCE-NAM-5.0, whole genome shotgun sequence DNA harbors:
- the LOC103642026 gene encoding uncharacterized protein has protein sequence MESKEENVALTIIQRDNTLSIDESLLMSLSHNKPKKSVTTTIVPKDYICTQGDLALIDWIKEIPCEPRVEVVLIDDAFVERKWMECLFQPDAYLGDEVIDCYINLIKAQEHLKCRSGGRVHIENAFQFNFLKRDGDVETKTDELYPSKDMAQISSAERRVLLYLDHDMVFIPINIREMHWYLAVINARNMEIQVLDSLGTSSGRNDLIDTDYKDKLIWYLSVRS, from the exons ATGGAATCTAAAGAGGAAAATGTTGCACTTACAATCATCCAAAGAGATAATACATTATCTATAGATGAATCTCTACTAATGTCCTTGTCTCATAACAAGCCAAAAAAATCGGTGACTACTACAATAGTTCCGAAAG ATTATATTTgcacgcagggtgatcttgcacTCATCGATTGGATTAAAGAAATCCCTTGTGAACCAAGGGTAGAAGTCGTGCTTATTGATGATGCTTTTGTGGAAAGGAAGTGGATGGAATGCCTATTTCAACCGGACGCATATCTAGGTGATGAG GTGATAGACTGttacataaatttaataaaaGCTCAAGAGCATCTAAAATGCCGATCTGGAGGTCGTGTACacatagaaaatgcttttcagtTCAACTTTCTAAAGCGAGACGGTGATGTTGAAACTAAAACAGATGAGTTATATCCAAGTAAAGACATGGCACAAATATCTAGCGCTGAAAGAAGGGTTTTACTTTATCTAGACCATGACATG GTGTTTATTCCAATAAATATCCGAGAAATGCACTGGTATCTTGCCGTGATCAATGcaagaaatatggagatacaagTGCTCGACTCACTTGGTACATCATCCGGTCGCAATGACCTCATTGACACT gaCTACAAAGACAAATTGATATGGTATCTCAGCGTAAGGAGTTAA